Sequence from the Lysobacter capsici genome:
AGCGCAGGGGTCGTTTCATCGGCACTCCGTGGGGTTCAACGGGGGTTTGTTCAGGTTCGGCATTGTTAACGCTGGTGGGTGAACGTGGGCTCAAAACCCGGGGTCAATTTGCGGTGCGGATGCGAACATTCGGCCAAACGGTCGTAAATGTTCGGATCAGGTGACGAAATCGAGCCTAAAAGTCGTTCTGACTCCACTTTCTGCGCGGGTCGCGATCGCGCTCAACGGTCGCGGATCGCGTCCACGCGGTCGCGGAGCCGGCGCCAGCGGCTGGGTTTGGCGTCGTCGTCCGGGTCCGGCGCGCTGATCTGCAGGCGCAGCTGCGGGCGGAACACTTGCTCGTAGCCTTGGTACGGCAGTGGCTGGGCCTTGAGGACCGCGGCGACGATGGAGTCGCGACCGGCCGCATCGAAGCCGCAGGGCTCGACCGCCTGCACCGAGGTCACCCGCCCGCCCGAGGTCTGGCGCAGGTCGAGGATGCAGCTCGCGTCCGCGGCCAGACCGGCCGGCGGGTGCCATTTGGCCAGGATCGCGTCGCGCAGCACTTCGGCGTAGCGCAGGTTGTTCTGGGCCACGCAGCGTTCGGGGTAGGTCTGGCAAAACTGCGCGCTCTGGCTGGCCTGCCCTTGCCGCGAGATCTGGTCGGCGCTCTGGCTCGACGGCCTGGCCGCCTGCGCCGACCACGGCAGCGCGATCAGCATGCTCAAGGCCATCCAGCGGCGCCGGCCGAGGATCGCGCGCGCACTGTCCATTCGACCGGCCGCGGATAAACGCATGCTCAGCGATCCTGCGCGGTGAAGTTGATGTTGAGCTGACGGCTGAACACCGTCTCGAACCCGGCATACGGCAAGGGTTGCGCCTTCAGCACCGCCGCCTCGATCGAACGCCGGCCTTGTTCGTCATAGGCGCACGGCTCGACCACTTCGGCCGAATTGACCCGGCCGCCGGGCAACTGGCGAATGATCAGGCGGCAGCGTGCGCCCAGCGGCACGGTGTCGGGACGCGACCATTTCGACAGCACCGCTTCCTGGATCGCGGCCTGGTAACGCGCCATCAGGCCGGCATCGACGCCCTGATTGCCGGCCGGAGCCGCGGTGGGCGTGGCGGCGGCGACGTTCTGGCTGGCGCGGGCGGCGCGCGCGTCGGCGAGCTGCTGCAGTTTCTGTTCGGCCAGTTCGCTCTGCTTCTGCAGCTTGGCGCGTTCGGCGCGGATCTTCTCCAGCGCTTTTTCGCGCTCCACCTGCTCCTCGGCCAGGCGCTTTTGCTGCTGCGCCTCTTCCTGGCGCTTCTGCTCGGTCAGATCGACCTGTTCCTGCTTGGCCTTGGCTTCCTGGAGTTTTTGCTCGTCGCTGACCTTGGGCGTGGGCGTATCGACCACCGCTTCCTGGCTGGTTTCATCCGGCACCGGAATGAAATCCTGCGGCGATTGCTGCTGCGGCGCGGGCGCGTCCTGCGGCTTGGGCTCGGGGATCGGCTGCGGCAACGGCGCGCTGTCTTCGGGCTCGGGCTGCGGCAACGGATCGATCGGCTTGGGGCGGTTGCGCAAGGTGCGCTGCATCGCCGCCGACAGGTCGCTGACTTCGGTCAGTTCCGAGGACATCGGCGAGCCCGCCGCGGACACCTGCTTGCTGTCCCAGTTCCAGAGCATGCTCAGGAAAATGGCGGCGATCAGCAGGCCGTGCAGCAGCAAGGCCAGCCCGATCGCCTGCACGGTGTCGGCGCGGGTTTCCCTCATTTCTTCGCGCCCTTCTCGGGCTGGCTCATCAGGCCGACCTTCTCCACGCCGGCGTCCTTGAGGATGTTCATCGCATCCATGACCGGCTGGTAGTTCGAACGGCCGTCGCCGGCGATGTAGACCTGCAGCTTTTCCTTGCCGTTCTGCTTGACCAGCGCGCCGACCTTGGTCGCCAGGGTTTCCTTGCTCACCGCTTCGTTGCTGCCGGCCTTGACCGCGAGGAAGAAGTTGCCCTTGTCGTCGATCTGCACCACGACCGGGTCGTTCTTGGTCTCGATCGACTTGGCGTTGGACTTGGGCAGATCGACGTCGATGCCCAGGGTGAGCAGCGGCGCGGTCACCATGAAGATGATCAACAGCACGAGCATCACATCGATGTACGGAACGACGTTGATCTCGGACTTGAGCTTACGTTTGCGGCGGCGGATGACGGTGCCGGACATGACGGGTTTCCTCGGTTACGCGCGGCGCTCGCACGGGGCGATGCGCAGCGGTCGCGCTGGGCGCGGGCGGCAGTGCGGGCGGCACTGCGAGTGAATTGGCGCGGGCCGCATCACTCGTCCAGATGGGTCTGGCGCTGCAGGATCGAGGAGAACTCTTCGGAGAACGCGTCGTAACGCACCGCCAGACGCTCCACGCTGGTGGCGTAGCGGTTGTAGGCCCACACCGCCGGGATCGCCACGAACAGGCCCATCGCGGTCGCCAGCAGCGCTTCGGAAATGCCCGGCGCGACATCGGCGATGCCGACCTGCTTGGACGCCGACACCAGCGAATGCATGGTCACCATGATGCCGAACACCGTGCCGACCAGGCCGATGTAGGGCGAGGTCGAGCCGATGTTGGCCAGCAGTTCGAGGTTGTGTTCCAGGCCGTCGAGTTCGCGCGAACCGGTCGCGCGCATCGCCCGCTGGGCGCCTTCGAGCTGGGCGCGCGCGTCGACGCCGCGACGCTGGCGGATGCGGTTGAATTCGCGGAAACCGGCTTCGAAGATCGCTTCCAGCCCGCCGACGCTGCGGCTGCGCTCGGTGGTGCCGGCGTACAGCTTGGACAGCTCGGCGCCGGACCAGAAGCGCTCTTCGAAATGATCGGCTTCGATGCGCGCGCGCCGGATCACCCGCCACTTGCGGAAGATGATCACCCACGAGGTGATCGAGGCGATCACCAGCAAGCCCATGATGAGCTGGACCGGGATGCTGGCGTTGGCGATCAGCGGCCACAGACTGAATTCGGTGGTGGCCTTGCCGGCGGCCTGCGCGCCATCGGTCACCGCCTGCACGGCTTCCTCCGGCAGGGCTTGTACCGTGGTGGCCAGAAGCGCGATCAGCGATGACGTCATGCTTGGTTCTCCGTAGCCCGATGCGCGGGCCTGTGGTGGGGCTGCGCGGTCCGTGGGGAGTAACGAGCCGCGGGAGGTGGTGGGGTTGCAGCGGGTGAGTCTATTTCAGCAGTGTTCTTGGCGATCTTGGTGAATTGTCGGTGGCCGACGGCGACGCGATGCGGCGCGCGGCGATGGGCGAGGCTCAGGCCCCGTCGCCGGGAACCTGCCGCGCCAGCAACTGCGCGTAGAGCTCGGGCGGAATCGCGCAGGGACGCTGATGTTGCGCGTCCACCGCGGCGACCCGGACCTCCGCGCTGATCAGCCGATCCGGCCCGCGCAGCACGCTCTGCGCGAAAATCAGGCTGGCGCGGCGGCAACGCCGCAGTTCCACCGTGACCTCCAGCCCATCGTCCAGTCGCGCCGGCTTGAGGAAGCCGATCTGCATGCCGGCGACCACGAACAGCAGCCCGTGATCGCGGCGCAGACCGTCCTGGCCGTAGCCCAGCGCGCGCACCCATTCGGTCCGCGCGCGCTCCAGGAACGCCAGGTACTGGGCGTGATAGACCAGACCGCCCGCGTCGGTATCTTCCCAATACACGCGTGTCGGCCAACTGAATAGCCGGGATTCGGGCTGGGAACCGGCAATCGGGAATGGGGAATCGGAGGTCAAGCGCTCGCTCCATGCCATATCGCCGCGAAGCTCATCATTCGGGCTCCTGGTCGAACAGGCTGACGTTTTCCACCCGCGGTTTCAGGCCCATCAGGCGGTAGGCCTTGGGCGTGGCCATGCGGCCGCGCGCGGTGCGGATCAGATAGCCCTGCTGGATCAGGAACGGCTCGATCACGTCTTCGAGCGTGCCGCGCTCCTCGCTGAGCGCGGCGGCCAGCGATTCCACCCCGACCGGGCCGCCGTCGAAGGATTCGATGATGGTCCGCAGCAGGCGCCGGTCGAGGTCGTCGAACCCCTCCGGATCGATCTTGAGCATCAGCATCGCCGCATCGGCGACGTCGCGGTCGATGAAACCGCCGGCGCGGACCTGGGCGTAATCGCGCACCCGACGCAGCAGGCGGTTGGCGATGCGCGGGGTGCCGCGCGAACGCCGGGCGATTTCCGCCGCGCCCTCGGGCGCGCAGGCGATGCCGAGGATCTGCGAGGAGCGGCGCACGATCCGGGTCAGCTCCTCGGCGTTGTAGAACTCCAGCCGCTGGGTGATGCCGAAGCGGTCGCGCAGCGGCGCGGTCAGCAGCCCGGCGCGGGTGGTCGCGCCGATCAGGGTGAACGGCGGCAGGTCGAGCTTGATCGAGCGCGCGGCGGGGCCCTCGCCGATCATGATGTCGATCTGGTAGTCCTCCATCGCCGGGTAGAGGATTTCCTCGACCACCGGCGAAAGACGATGAATTTCGTCGACGAACAGCACGTCGTGCGGCTGCAGGTTGGTCAGCAGCGCGGCCAGATCGCCGGCCTTTTCGATCACCGGGCCGGAGGTCTGGCGCAGGTTGACGCCCAGTTCGTTGGCGATGACGTGGCTCAGCGTGGTCTTGCCCAGGCCGGGCGGGCCGAAGATCAGCACGTGATCCATCGCCTCGCCGCGCTGCTTGGCCGCTTCGATGTAGATCTTGAGCTGCTCGCGCACCGGTTGCTGGCCGAGGTATTCGTCCAGGCGCTTGGGCCGGATCGACGCCTCGATGGCGTCGTCCTCGCGGGTGGCGCCTGGGGCGATGATGCGCGGATCGTTCATGGCCCTATGTTCGCATGGCCGTCGGAAATTCGCCCTCTTTGGAGCGGGGCCGATGGCGCCGCGGGCGTGGCGGAATAAGGCGGGACGGTGGCGCAGGACCGGGCTCGGGGCGGAAGCACGGCCTTCCCTGCCCCGTTTCGAAAGAACCACGGCGACGCCGGAACCCCGGCTCAGTCCAGCTCGCCCTGGCGCAGATCGGCGAAGAAGCGGTCGAAATCGCGCGCGCGATAACGCGGGATCAGCTCGTCGAAGTATTCGAAGTAGACCACGTCGGGTTCGCGCTCCGGCCCGCGTTCGCGGTAGTCCAGGCACAGCATCCAGTGGATGCCGTGCATCGCCAGCACGACGATGCGCTCGCAGCGCGCGTGCATGCGCGCGAAGCTCGACAGTTCGGTGCCGTCCTGAAAGTCGCTCGCCACATCGGCCAGGGTGCGCAGATGGCCGAGCGAGCTGAGGTAGCGGTCGGGAACGACGCTTTCCCAGTCGTAGAAATGCCGCGAAGGATGGCGTCCCAGCGGCGCCCACTCGAAACGGGTATAGCCGCCGTCCTGGCGCCGGTACAGCGCGCGCAGCAAGGCCGGCAGGCGCACGCCCAGGCGGAGCTCGGCGGCGGCGATCGCATCCTCCGACGCCGGCGCGCCGCTGGCGTCGTCCCAGAAACCCGGACCGCTCCAGAACGTGTCCAGGCTCGGCGGCTCGGGCCGCCAGTCCAGGGTCTGGGCCGGGTCGTGCCGCGCCTGCAGCGCCGGGCTCCAGTACTGCAGATCGATCAGATCGGCGAGCCAGGCCGCCGCATCGGCGTATTCGCGCAGGCGCCGTTGCTGATCGGTCAACACGATCGTCGGCTCGGTGCCGGCCGAATAATCCAGGCACAGGGTCTTGTTGCGCTCGTCGATCGCGATGGCGATCAGGCGACGGTCGTCCGCGGCCACGGCGGCATAGGCATCGTCGCGATAGCCTTCGCGGGCGCGCAATTGCGCGAAGGAAAACCATTCGTGCAGCGGCAGCAGACGCGCGCGCGGGATCAGCCATTCGGCCTTGAGCCACTGGCCCGGTTGTTCGATCGAGTCGGCCCGCGCCATTCGCGCCGCGCCGCCGTCGTAACGCGCATACAGCGTGCGCAGCCAGGCCGGCACGACGATGCCCAGCCGCGTTTCCGTTTCAGCGATGGCCTCGGCGGTGGCCGCCACCCGACCCAGGTTGAGTTCCTCGTCCCAGAAGGTGTCCAGCGTCGGCGCGCGGCCGTACACCATCCACTGCAACGACGACGCACCGCTCATCTCAGATCTCCACCTGCGCGCCCAGTTCGACCAGCCGGTTGCCGGGAATATGGAAGAACCCGGTCGCCGGCGCGGCATTGCGGTGCATGAAGGCGAACAGCCGATCGCGCCAGATCGGCATGCCGCGGTGGCGACCGGCGACGACGGTCTCGCGGCTGGCGAAATAGGTCGTGTCCATCGGGTCGAAATACACCCCGCCGGCATCGCACGAGCGCATCAGCGCCAGCGGCACGTCGTGGACTTCCATGAAACCGAAGCGGATCAGCACGCGGTAGAAGTCGTTGCCGATCGCCTCGATCTTCAGGCGTTTTTCCGGCGGCGCGTACGGCACGCCGAGCGTATGCACGGTCAGGAACACGTTGCGCTGGTGCAGCACCTTGTTGTGCTTGAGGTTATGCATCAGGCCGTGCGGTACCACGTCCTTGTCGGCGGTCATGAAGATCGCCGTGCCCGGCACCCGCACCGGCGGCGCCAGCATCAGGCCGGGCAGGAAGCTGTCGAGCGCGATGCCTTCCTTGCGCACCTCTTCGTGCAGCAATGCGCGGCCGCGGCGCCAGGTGCGCATCATCGTGAACAAGATCACCCCGAGCAGCAGCGGGAACCAGGCGCCGTCCAGGAACTTGATGATGTTGGCGTAGAAGAACGCGACGTCCACCAGCACGAACATCGCCGCGAGCAGCCAGAACAACGGCGCCGGCACCTTGGTGTTGGCGCGCAGGTAGATGATCATCAGCACGCTGGTGATCAGCATGGTGCCGGTCACCGACACGCCGTAGGCGGTGGCCAACGCGGTCGAACTGCCGAAGCCGACCACCGACACGATCACCAGCGCCAGCAGCATCCAGTTGACCGCCGGGATATAGATCTGGCCGATGGTGTCGCGCGAGGTGTGCTTGATCTGCATGCGCGGGATGTAACCCAACTGCATGGCCTGACGCGCGACCGAGTACGCGCCGGTGATGACCGCCTGCGAGGCGATCACGGTAGCCGCCGTGGCCAGGCCGATCATCGGAAACAGCGCCCATTGCGGCACCGCTTCGAAGAACGGATTGCCGACCGCGCTGGGCCTGTTGAGCATCAGCGCGCCCTGGCCGAGGTAGTTCAAGGTCAAGGCGGGCAGCGCGAAATAGGTCCAGGCCAGGCGGATCGGCCATTTGCCGAAATGGCCCATGTCGGCGTACAGCGCCTCGCCGCCTGTCACCGCCAGCACCACCGCGCCGAGCACGAACACCGCATGCCAGTTGTGTTCCATGAAGAAGCGCACGCCCCAGATCGGGTTCAGCGCCTTGATCACCTGCGGTGCCTCGACGATGTTGTGAACGCCGATCGCGCCGAGCACCAGGAACCACACGATCATGACCGGGCCGAACGCCCTGCCGACGTTCGCGGTGCCGAAGCGCTGGGCCAGGAACACCAGCACCAGCACGGCCACGGTGATCGGCACGACGAAATGGTCCAGATGCGGCGCCGCCACCTGCAGGCCTTCGACCGCCGACAGCACCGAAATCGCCGGGGTGATCACGCCGTCGCCGAAAAACAGCGAGGCGCCGAAGATGCCGAGCACGCCGACGATGTAGACCCCGCGCGGGTTGTGCTTGAGCGTGCGCTGGGTCAGCGCGGTCAGGGCCATGATCCCGCCCTCGCCGTCGTTGTCGGCGCGCATGATCACCGCGACGTACTTGAACGTCACCACGATCATCAGCGACCAGAACACCAGCGACAGGATCCCGAGCACGGTGTGTTCGTTGGGGATCAGGCCGTAGTGCGGCGAGAACGCTTCCTTCAGCGTGTACAGCGGGCTGGTGCCGATGTCGCCGAAGACCACGCCGATCGCGCCGGCGACCAGGCCGGCCATGCCGGTCCTGGCGTGGCCGGCTGCATGCTCGGCCTGGGGATGGGACGGCTCGTTCGCGGACATGCGCCTTCCTGGAGGTATGGCGGCAGGAGCCCGCGCGGCGGACCGGCGGGCGAAGGGTGAACTCTAGCGGTTTGCCGATGACGCCGATGCGGCGCGGGTCGAACGGTACCGATCGAGCGGTATTGACCGAACCCGGGCACCCGCCTCAGCCGGCGCCCGGATGGCTGCGCGCTGCGCTCAGATCTCGACTTGCGCGCCCAGCTCGACCAGCCGGTTGCCCGGAATGCGGAAGAACCCGGTCGCCGGCGCCGCGTTGCGGTGCATGAAGGCGAACAGGCGGTCGCGCCAGATCGGCATGCCGCGGTGGCGGCTGGCGACCACGGTTTCGCGGCTGGCGAAATAGGTGGTGTCCATCGGGTCGAAATAGATGCCGCCGGCATCGCACGAGCGCATCAGCGCCAGCGGCACGTCGGGCACTTCCATGAAGCCGAAGCGGATCAGCACGCGATAGAAATCGTTGCCGATCGCCTCGATCTTGAGCCGCTTGTCCTTGGGCGCGTACGGCACGCCGAGGGTTTCCACGGTCAGGAACACGTTGCGTTCGTGCAGGACCTTGTTGTGCTTGAGGTTGTGCAGCAAGGCATGCGGCACCACGCCCTTGTCGGCGGTCATGAACACCGCGGTGCCGGGCACGCGCGCCGGCGGCGCCAGCATCAGGCCGGGCAGGAAGCTGTCGAGCTGGATGCCTTCCTTGCGCACTTCCTCGTGCAACAGCTCGCGGCCGCGGCGCCAGGTGCGCAGCAGGGTGAACACCACCAGGCCGAGCACCACCGGGAACCACGCGCCCTGGAAGAACTTGGCGCCGTTGGCGATCACGAAACCCACGTCGACGACGAAGAACACCACGCACAGCGGCAGCACCCACTTGCGCCAGCGCGGCCACAGCGCGCGCGCGACCAGCGCCAGCAGCAGGGTGTCGATCAACATCGTGGTCGCGACCGAGATGCCGTACGCGGTCGCCAGCGCGGTCGAACTGCGGAACGCCAGGACCACGCCGATCACCGTGATCGCCAGCACCCAGTTGATGTACGGCACGTAGATCTGGCCGATGGTGTCGCTGGAGGTGTGCTTGATCTGCATGCGCGGGATGTAACCCAGCTGCATGGCCTGACGCGCGACCGAATACGCGCCGGTGATGACCGCCTGGGATGCGATCACCGCGGCCATGGTCGCCAGCACGATCATCGGGTACAGCGCCCACGACGGCACCGCTTCGAAGAATGGGTTCTTGACCGCCTCGGGGTGATGCAGCACGAACGCGCCCTGGCCCAGGTAATTGAGCATCAGGCAAGGCAACACCATGGTGTACCAGGCGTAGCGGATGGGCTTGGCGCCGAAGTGGCCCATGTCGGCGTACAGCGCTTCGCCGCCGGTCACCGCCAGCACCACCGCGCCGAGGATCAGCACCGAGTGCGAGCCGTGCTCCATGAAGAAGCGCAGCGCCCACCACGGGTTCAGCGCCTTGAACACTTCCGGGCCCTGGATGATGTTGTGGATGCCGATCGCGGCCAGCGACACGAACCAGACCATGGTGATCGGCCCGAACACCTTGCCGACTTTCTCCGTGCCGAAACGCTGGGCCAGGAACACCATCACCAGGATCACCACGGTGATCGGCACGATGAAGCGGTGCAGCCCGGGCGCGGCGACTTCCAGGCCCTCGACCGCGCCGAGCACCGAGATCGCCGGAGTGATCACGCTGTCGCCGAAGAACAGCGACGCGCCGAAGATGCCGAGGATACCGACCACGTAGGCCGAGCGCCCGCCCTTGGCCAGGGTGCGCTGGGCCAGGGTCATCAGCGCCATGATCCCGCCTTCGCCGTCGTTGTCGGCGCGCATGATGATGGTCACGTACTTCAGCGTGACCACGATCATCAGCGCCCAGAACACCAGCGACAGGATGCCCAGCACGGTGTCGTGGTTGCCGGTCAGGCCGAAATGCGGCGAGAAGGCTTCCTTGAGCGTGTACAGCGGGCTGGTGCCGATGTCGCCGAACACGACGCCGATCGCGCCCACGACCAATCCGGGCAACCCTTTCTTGGTGCCGTGATGGTGCGAGCCGTTGCCGGCCTTGTGGCCGTGCTTGCCGTGGGACGAAGGAACAGTGGAGGACATTTCGCGTGGTTCCGGGGCGGAGACCGCCTTGGCTCAACGAAGCGCGGACTTTAGCGCTTTGCGGATGATGGCGGCGGCATCGTCGCCGGCGGCGGTCGCTTCGCGCGCCATGCGCGCGGCTTCGACCGGTTTGTAGCCCAGTTGCTGCAGGGCGACGGTGGCTTCGCTCTGCGGATCGGCCGGCACGCCGGCGCTGGTGAAGGTGGCGCCGGAGCCGGCCAGGTCGGCGGCGCGGTCGCGCAGTTCCACCACCATGCGTTCGGCGGTCTTCTTGCCGATGCCGGGGATGCGGGTCAGCGCGGTCACGTCGCCCGCCTGGACCAGGCGCGCGAATTCCTCGACCGGCACGCCCGACAGCACCGCCAGCGCGATCTTCGCGCCGATGCCGCTGACCCGCTGCACATCGCGGAACAAGCGCCGCTCGGCCTCGCGCAGGAAGCCGTACAGCGACACGCTGTCCTCCTTTTGCGCGTAGTGGGTGAACAAGGCCACTTCGCGGCCGAGTTCGGGCAGGTCGTAGAACGTGCTCATCGGCGCTTCCAGCTCGTAGCCCACGCCATGGACGTCGACCACCAGCCACGGCGGCTGCTTGTGCACGATGATGCCTTTGAGACGACCGATCACGCGCGAACTCCCAATAGGATCGGCGACCCGCCGGCCCGCAGGACGGCGCGTCGCACGCAAGAAATCAAATACCCGGCGGCGAAGTATCCGGCGCCATCGGCCACAACGCGACCGCGGCCGCGACCCCCCACCTGTCGCCGTGACGACGCGACCGCGCCGCGTTGGGCGGCGACTGCGACGGCAATGGCGGCGAGCTGGCGCAAGGCGGCGCTCACTCAGGTCCCGCGCCTGCGCAGGTCGAGGGTGGAAATGCCGGTACGCCGCGCGGTAGCACTCATGTGGGCATGGGTCAGCGCCACCGCAAGCGCGTCGGCGGCGTCGGCCTGCAGCTTCACTTCGGGAATATTCAGCAACAGCCGCACCATGTGCTGGACCTGTTGCTTGTCGGCCGCGCCGCGCCCGACCAGCGACTGCTTGATCACCCGCGGCGCGTACTCGCTGATCGGAATCCGCCGCCGCACCACCGTCGCCAGCGCCGCGCCGCGGGCATGGCCCAGCTTCAGCGCTGAGGTGGCGGACTTGTCCATGAACACGGTCTCGATCGCGACCTGCTGCGGCTGGAATTCGTCCAGCGCCGCTTCCAGGCCCTCGCACAGCAGACCCAGCCGCGACGGAAAGTCGTCGGCGTCGAGCAGCTTGAGCGCGCGCGCATGCACGAAGGTGCAGCGGCCGTCGGCGCCCACGTCGATCACGCCCAGACCGGTGCGCTGCGAACCCGGGTCGATGCCGAGGATGCGGGTGGCGCCGGCGGGAATCGGGAATGGGGAATCGGGAATCGACATCACGATGCGTCAGGCAACCATCGCGATCGGGCAGGCATCGGCGAGCCAAAGCTTTTGCTTCACCCGAATCCCGAATCCCGAATCCCGATTCCCGGCCTCACACATATGCGTCTTCAGCCAGATCCGCGTTCGAATACACGTTCTGCACGTCGTCGATGTCTTCCAGCCAGTTCAGCAGCTTGACCACCTGCTGACCGGTTTCGCCGGAGACGGCGATGTTGTTGTCGGCGCGCAAGGTGACCTGCGCCTCGCCCGGGCTCAGCCCGGCCGCTTCCATCGCCGCCTTGACCGCCTCGAACGCGTCCGGCGCGGTCAGCACGTCGATCGAACCGTCCTCGGGGTAGACCACCACGTCGTCGGCGCCGGCCTCGATCGCCACTTCGGTGATCTTCTCCTCGTCCGAACCGGCCTGGAACCACAGCACGCCGCGCTTGGCGAACATGAAGGACACCGAGCCGTCGGTGCCGAGGTTGCCGCCGAACTTGCCGAACGCATGGCGCACATCGGCGACGGTGCGGACCTTGTTGTCGGTCAGGCAGTCGACGATCACCGCCACCCCGCCCGGGGCATAGCCCTCGTAGCGGATTTCCTCGTATTCCACGCCTTCCAGCGCGCCGGTGGCTTTCTTGACCGCGCGCTCGATCACGTCCTTGGTCATGTTCGCCGACAGGCCCTTGTCGATGGCGCTGCGCAGCCGCGGGTTGCTGTTGGGATCGCCGCCGCCCGAACGCGCCGCGACGCTGATTTCGCGGATGATCTTGGTGAAGATCTTGCCGCGACGCGCGTCTTCGGCGTTCTTGCGTGCTTCGATCGAAGGACCTCTACCCATGGCGTGACCGGACGTAGTGTGTGAACAAGCCGGCGATTTTACTCGATCGGGCCTGTCCGCCGGGGCATGGAATGCGGTTTTCGCTCGGCCGGCGTCGGTTGGCCCGGTCCGACCGGCCCAAATGGGTCGGTGCCGGCGTCGCGCCGGGTCGAAACCGGCCATGGCGCGAGCGCCGGTAGCGACGGCCCGGGACCGGACCTGCGAGCGCGCAGGCCCGCCCCGCCTCAGTCGGCGAAGCGGCCGCGGCGGAAAAAGCTCTCGGCCATGCGCGCGGCCTGAGCCGAAAACAGCAACCCACTGTGGCTGGCCTCGATCACCTCGTGCGCGGCCAGACCGGGCAGGCGCGTTTCCGACACCGCCACGGTGCCGTCGCTGTCGCCCTCGAAACGGCCGAAATAGCGGCCCAGGCCGCGCGGGCTGCGGCCGGCGATCAGCCCGATCTCGGCCGCGCCCTGCCACGGCGGGCAACCGGCCTGCAGCAGCTGGGCGGCGCGGCCGAGCATGGG
This genomic interval carries:
- a CDS encoding potassium transporter Kup, which produces MSSTVPSSHGKHGHKAGNGSHHHGTKKGLPGLVVGAIGVVFGDIGTSPLYTLKEAFSPHFGLTGNHDTVLGILSLVFWALMIVVTLKYVTIIMRADNDGEGGIMALMTLAQRTLAKGGRSAYVVGILGIFGASLFFGDSVITPAISVLGAVEGLEVAAPGLHRFIVPITVVILVMVFLAQRFGTEKVGKVFGPITMVWFVSLAAIGIHNIIQGPEVFKALNPWWALRFFMEHGSHSVLILGAVVLAVTGGEALYADMGHFGAKPIRYAWYTMVLPCLMLNYLGQGAFVLHHPEAVKNPFFEAVPSWALYPMIVLATMAAVIASQAVITGAYSVARQAMQLGYIPRMQIKHTSSDTIGQIYVPYINWVLAITVIGVVLAFRSSTALATAYGISVATTMLIDTLLLALVARALWPRWRKWVLPLCVVFFVVDVGFVIANGAKFFQGAWFPVVLGLVVFTLLRTWRRGRELLHEEVRKEGIQLDSFLPGLMLAPPARVPGTAVFMTADKGVVPHALLHNLKHNKVLHERNVFLTVETLGVPYAPKDKRLKIEAIGNDFYRVLIRFGFMEVPDVPLALMRSCDAGGIYFDPMDTTYFASRETVVASRHRGMPIWRDRLFAFMHRNAAPATGFFRIPGNRLVELGAQVEI
- the ruvA gene encoding Holliday junction branch migration protein RuvA gives rise to the protein MIGRLKGIIVHKQPPWLVVDVHGVGYELEAPMSTFYDLPELGREVALFTHYAQKEDSVSLYGFLREAERRLFRDVQRVSGIGAKIALAVLSGVPVEEFARLVQAGDVTALTRIPGIGKKTAERMVVELRDRAADLAGSGATFTSAGVPADPQSEATVALQQLGYKPVEAARMAREATAAGDDAAAIIRKALKSALR
- the ruvC gene encoding crossover junction endodeoxyribonuclease RuvC, translated to MSIPDSPFPIPAGATRILGIDPGSQRTGLGVIDVGADGRCTFVHARALKLLDADDFPSRLGLLCEGLEAALDEFQPQQVAIETVFMDKSATSALKLGHARGAALATVVRRRIPISEYAPRVIKQSLVGRGAADKQQVQHMVRLLLNIPEVKLQADAADALAVALTHAHMSATARRTGISTLDLRRRGT
- a CDS encoding YebC/PmpR family DNA-binding transcriptional regulator, with the translated sequence MGRGPSIEARKNAEDARRGKIFTKIIREISVAARSGGGDPNSNPRLRSAIDKGLSANMTKDVIERAVKKATGALEGVEYEEIRYEGYAPGGVAVIVDCLTDNKVRTVADVRHAFGKFGGNLGTDGSVSFMFAKRGVLWFQAGSDEEKITEVAIEAGADDVVVYPEDGSIDVLTAPDAFEAVKAAMEAAGLSPGEAQVTLRADNNIAVSGETGQQVVKLLNWLEDIDDVQNVYSNADLAEDAYV